Below is a genomic region from Castanea sativa cultivar Marrone di Chiusa Pesio chromosome 2, ASM4071231v1.
AATTATGGATTTCAGGGCACAAGTTGTGGGATGGCCACCAGTTAGGTCGTACAGGAAGAATATGATGGCTCAGAAGAATACAAGTGAGGAGGGAGAGAAAGCAAGCAGTGCTGGTGCAGCCTTTGTGAAGGTTTGCATGGATGGTGCACCATACCTTCGTAAGGTGGACTTGAAAATGTACAAGAGCTACCAAGAACTATCTGATGCCTTGGCCAAGATGTTCAGTTCCTTTACCATGGGTGAGTCTAGTAATTGTTGCCTATAAGAGAAATATAGagaacatgattttttttttttttttaggtagaaAACAAGACTATAAAAATTCATggattatataattattatttatttttttggtaggaGGATTATATGATTTTTGAAGTTCCATAAGTAATATTCATTgatccaaaagaaagaaaaaatattttaaagagcTATTAACAGTTTCCAATAGATATCCATGTGTATGAGAGATCTTGACCCCAAcatcattaatataaaataaaaataataatttcccaTTCAGGTAGGTCTTATTTTGTATTTCATGGAACAGATTGATTATTTGCAAACTATGTTTTAAATACATAATTAgtagtaattaattaaaaagttctattttgttttattttcaccTTGTGTAGATCTGGAAAAGAACATATGTTAGAGCAAGTGGAACTTGAAATGATATGATTGATTGCATATTACAAGCTGGCTTTTTATCACTTTATTGTTGATttgatattttatgtataagtaatttatattgtttttatgtttgtttaaattaaaGGCAATTATGGGGCCCAAGGAATGATTGATTTCATGAATGAGAGCAAGTTGATGGATCTTCTGAACAGCTCTGAATATGTGCCAACCTATGAAGATAAGGATGGTGATTGGATGCTTGTGGGCGATGTTCCATGGGAGTAAGTACTTCATCCCTCTAAAATAAACCCTAAGCCAAATCACATGGATAATCAAATAACTAGTACAGAATATATATGGAAATATAACACATAAGCTTGCCAACAAAATATATGGAGAAAATGGAGAATTAATGTTTCAGAATTCTTAttacttagaaaattttttaaagaccaAGTGAAATTACAACTATTAGTACTAACTCTTATTTGATTTCATACAGAATGTTTGTTGATTCATGCAAGCGTCTGCGCATAATGAAAGGATCAGAAGCTATTGGTCTTGGTATGTATATTCAAAAATACATTATTTGGTCTAATTTCactatttgtatttttgtaagtttttataTGTAAGACTATAATTAATGTAAATTTGGTTTAACTTTCAGCCCCAAGAGCCATGGAGAAGTGCAAGAACCGTAGCTGAACTATGCTTAGCTTAGCCAACTCCTGCATCCATGAGGACTTATACGTGAAGGCACTTTCGCACGAGTCGGATCGATCAAGCAGGGTGCATGTTCTTTtgattgtgtttgtttgtttgttttttttgtttttttttttttaaaatttgatcgTATATAGATATCAAAGGATCTGGACATTTGTAATAGACAAGAAGCAATAAACTTATCCCGATTGTCTGCCTTGTTTATTGCTAATGGCTTGTTTAATAATCACCTATTTTAATGTTGTTTGTTGCTGTCCCTGCTGTCATAGTTGTTTGTATGTTTTATTCCTTTAATTTTAATGctacttatatatttttttccatgAAAAGATTCTTCATATCCCTTATTTTCCTTTCTATTCATTAATTTATTGAGagttattattgtttttaggTGAGGAAGGTATTAAAAACCAGGACCCAAATGTGGTAGGGAACAAGACCATGTGCATGTGGATGGGGCTTGCATTCATGGCCATTAGTTTATGGAATTTGTATTACCAGTTGGGACACAAATAGTTAATTTTTTGAATGTAGACTGTTTGATTGAAATGTGGGTGGAATTATTTAAGCTCAGATGGTACGTACTTTGGTAGTTTCCATAGGTGgatgttgtatatattattttaattttaggatCATAATTGAAGGTTACGGGATCCCTAACATTTAATTTAGGTCAAAGAAATTAAAGTGGTACTACCCGGCCATTTCAATTATCAAGTGTATATTGTCCATCGAATTCTTTACCCAtttctctcacctctctctatttcttttaaGCTTTAGGGATTTCTTGGATCTGGCATTATGACACTCTCATGTGCTgcttttaattaatataaatactttgttttttgagaagtgGAATGGTCCCGGAAGGCAACAAATTCTCTTTAATAACATTCCTTTAATTTGATTATTGGGATTACCTAATCCAACAACAATTTCCTTCTtcctttcaattttaaaaaaaaacttttggctTTGCCCTTAAACTTATTATTGTAGAGAAAAACAAGTATAACAAAATTACCATTTacatatcaaatattttttttatagaaaaatttacaTATCATATTTAGTGCTAGTTTTACATGTATAGAACTATTGCCAAGAATTGTGTAGTTCAATTGGCACATTTTGATGCTTCCAACAGAAatattaaaagttcaaatccCCCTACTCTCAAACTatctatgaaaaaaataaaaataaaagcgcaaacaaatattcttaaaaaataatgtaaagaaatattctaaatttttattaatggaATAGCCACATTTATTATTTCAAAATCCATATACAATCTCTTTTTCTcgagaaattattaggttcaCCGGAGGACTACTAAAGTTGTTCTTCCAACTAATAAAACATTGCACTTATGCAAATGTGATGTCATctgatgatttatttatttatgttttactttttgtGCTAATTAGGATGTCAACCCACACATTTGCATGTGTGAGATAGTTTCATTGGTTGGAAGTAGGGGTGTCCACAAGttggtccgggtcgggtttatGCCCAACCCACAACCAACCCGCTTACATCGGGTGCACGGCTGAACAACTTGCCACCAACCGGCGACGACCTCGAGTCGAGTCGGATCGGTCTCCAGTGGACAACGGTTGGGTCGGTCGGCCTCGGTTTGAGTTAGAATCATCGAATCTTCACTGGATCtaagcaaaaatcaaagaaaaaccacAACATCAAGCTCAGATTCGAGCAAAAAACACTGGATCTAAGAAAAACTACAACTTCAAGCTCATATTTGAGTGAAATTCACCGGATCTAAGcaaaaattgaagcaaaaacCACCACATCAAGCTCAGATTTGAgtgaaaatttcttctcattgCCGAATCTAAGAAAAATCGAAGCAAAAGCACTCGCAGATCTAAGCAAAATCTTCATCTCACCGCCAGATCTAAGTAGGAAAACCTAGATCTTCACCAGATCTAACCAAAAACTACCAAACCTTCACTGGAATATCGATGAATCTGAACGAATCTAGGAACTCTAGCCTTCTTTCATGGGTTTCATCGGTCAGATCAAGTATTTAGGTTTTGAAGAGGAAAACCCGCCATCCGACCCGCCTAAGTCAGTTTTTGGTGGCGAAGACCCGTCTCCGACCGTCACCAGCATCGGGTCAGTCCGGGCGGTTTGGGCAGGTGGGTTAGTTCTCGGGTTCCTGTGGACACCCCTAGTTGGAAGGACCACTTCAGTAGTCCTCTTTCTCATCACTTTGTTGGAAAATTATTAACTACTCCTGAAAATGTAGCATCCCACattaatgtttaaaaaaaaaaaaaaaaaaaaaaaacaagccaCCTAATATAAAAAGGGAAAAGTTAATAAATACCCTAATTAAGGACATtgatttaggaaatatttttagatattttttatgagaaaataaaaaataattaattttttaacgactttttatatttccatacatgaaagcaatgtaaaaattttcttaaaatagtttattaacattGTCCTAAGAGTATCCGTTAAAAAGTACATGactttttgaatttatatcataCTTTTGTATTAGGTGCTAGTTAATGAATGTCTTAATTAAAGGCATtgatttatgaaatatttttagaaatttattatgagaaaataacaaaataactaattttttaacaCCTTTTTATATTCTCATATATAA
It encodes:
- the LOC142625743 gene encoding auxin-responsive protein IAA14-like, whose translation is MEVSRKMTNVLGTERDLNFKETELCLGLPGGGGGGGAGTTEPETLKATGKRGFSETVDLKLNLQSKEDNNKNIVSKEKNPAKPPAKAQVVGWPPVRSYRKNMMAQKNTSEEGEKASSAGAAFVKVCMDGAPYLRKVDLKMYKSYQELSDALAKMFSSFTMGNYGAQGMIDFMNESKLMDLLNSSEYVPTYEDKDGDWMLVGDVPWEMFVDSCKRLRIMKGSEAIGLAPRAMEKCKNRS